A genomic segment from Actinomycetota bacterium encodes:
- the mftF gene encoding mycofactocin biosynthesis glycosyltransferase MftF (Members of this protein family, MftF, are glycosyltransferases, members of PF00535 (glycosyl transferase family 2). The encoding gene is found as part of the mycofactocin cassette, in Mycobacterium tuberculosis, many other Actinobacteria, and occasional members of other lineages. Mycofactocin itself, a putative redox carrier, is a heavily modified derivative of the C-terminal Val-Tyr dipeptide of the mycofactocin precursor MftA (TIGR03969).) has translation MEDSLGEEFPRVSVVIPVRNRPAGIRSCIDSLLALDYPRDRVEIIVVDDASTDETPSAVASYDRGSVRLLAQTQHRGQSECRNVGARAGTGDVVAFIDSDCIADSAWLRTLVRDLEDSNVVASGGSVREASPDGWLKRYESSVSPLHMGETSARVMPGSQVEFLPSCNVAVRKQVFLEVGGFDASLRFGEDVDLIWRLIERGEVRYRPAGVVWHEHRGRLGPFLLNRINYTTAQAVFLSRFPGNRRRVDAPAGMALGAAVAIGLAVIHPAFVAVVLVPALAEATAAVVSERGSGGPIDAAIRVLAGYASSAYRALSFAGRHYAIPAAAISVALAGAWRGWVFGLGVAGASVIFPAIVEWFRRRPHLDLLRFVAAFVLDSLAVGIGTLAGCVRYRTLRPLALRIRLHLSARNLPATRSALPEPQLTEPS, from the coding sequence ATGGAGGATTCGCTCGGTGAAGAGTTCCCGAGGGTTTCGGTCGTCATCCCCGTCCGCAACCGTCCGGCCGGGATCCGCTCATGCATCGACAGCCTCCTGGCGCTCGACTACCCACGCGATCGGGTTGAGATCATCGTGGTCGACGACGCCTCGACGGACGAGACGCCCTCGGCTGTCGCCTCCTATGACCGCGGCTCGGTGAGGCTGCTGGCGCAGACGCAGCATCGCGGGCAGTCGGAGTGTCGGAACGTCGGGGCGCGTGCCGGGACGGGTGACGTTGTTGCCTTCATCGACAGCGACTGCATCGCGGATTCGGCATGGCTGCGGACCCTGGTGCGCGATCTCGAGGACTCGAACGTGGTGGCGTCGGGCGGCAGCGTGCGGGAGGCGAGCCCAGACGGGTGGCTGAAACGATACGAGTCGTCCGTCTCACCGCTCCACATGGGAGAGACCTCTGCGCGCGTCATGCCCGGGTCCCAGGTTGAGTTCCTTCCTTCGTGCAACGTCGCTGTGCGCAAGCAGGTCTTCCTCGAAGTGGGCGGCTTCGATGCCTCGCTCCGCTTCGGCGAGGACGTCGACCTCATCTGGCGATTGATCGAGCGGGGCGAGGTTCGATACCGGCCGGCCGGCGTCGTGTGGCACGAGCATCGGGGCCGTCTCGGTCCTTTCCTGTTGAACCGGATCAATTACACGACGGCGCAGGCCGTCTTCCTCTCGCGATTCCCTGGCAACCGGCGTCGTGTCGACGCTCCTGCAGGGATGGCGCTGGGCGCCGCGGTGGCGATCGGCCTCGCCGTGATCCATCCGGCCTTCGTTGCCGTCGTGTTGGTACCTGCGCTGGCCGAGGCGACCGCAGCCGTCGTGAGCGAACGCGGTTCCGGGGGCCCTATAGATGCGGCCATTCGCGTCCTCGCCGGCTACGCGTCGAGCGCCTACCGGGCGCTTTCTTTCGCCGGGCGACATTACGCGATCCCCGCCGCGGCGATATCCGTCGCGCTGGCCGGCGCGTGGCGGGGATGGGTGTTCGGTCTCGGGGTTGCCGGAGCGAGTGTCATCTTTCCGGCCATCGTGGAGTGGTTCCGCCGGCGACCTCACCTCGACCTCTTGCGGTTCGTCGCTGCGTTCGTGCTCGACTCGCTCGCCGTCGGCATCGGCACATTGGCCGGTTGCGTCCGCTATCGAACACTGCGTCCACTCGCTCTTAGGATCCGGCTCCATCTATCAGCGCGAAACCTTCCCGCGACGCGGTCGGCGCTCCCGGAGCCGCAACTGACCGAGCCGTCGTGA
- a CDS encoding O-antigen ligase family protein, producing MISILLGIAIGLVVAGYLVRTSIKVALVSLLSITLLLPGTVLAPGSFSGHTTLHRIVLGIFVLNILRKIALRQIPASVLRPTRLTVALAAWVVVTFTMGVALADPAISVGFSMYLWIFVVDYAMFFYFVVAAIRAINDPWWFARAIVGLMVVSAGIVVYEHYAAVSVGRWLSELIRGSGYLGVHQLRTRGGEIRARAGFEFALAYAWAATALVPLVIVVATRTRHWMVRFAPALVVLSVAWTYTRSAYVGVAAAGLLLLLTSGFDRRVSGFVLAGVAVVGLAVSVTPILNRTFSSPEGSGSAEIRAERLPLVLSSAAEHPYFGRGLSSTVEQGIRTTDSSFLLVYAEMGVVGLTGITLLILATICFVAPAIRAPPPDRLLGAAAFCGVVLGGASGAFLDVFNVSGSARTFWAVAALGVVVGERAGVRWPVAKGRRLLSRAWIPAVAVAGGFLLIANTAPRAAAVIRFTTRSANVEAVAQGSSEFIGTMLINTACEIFETRVAAAGHTASCYDLQSELGIGDVRIETPDPASLTRVTRAVVTVVNSRLQRPRFYLMDEDYHVRPTWVRTAPVWMGIGGAALAVLVPPLPPVRRRRARERQPTVTPLPV from the coding sequence TTGATCTCGATCCTGCTCGGCATCGCCATAGGGCTGGTCGTCGCCGGCTATCTCGTGCGGACTTCCATCAAAGTTGCGCTTGTTTCTCTCCTTTCGATAACGCTCCTTCTCCCCGGGACGGTGCTCGCCCCGGGATCCTTCTCCGGGCACACCACCCTCCATCGCATCGTGCTCGGGATCTTCGTGCTCAACATCCTGAGGAAGATCGCGTTGAGGCAGATCCCCGCTTCGGTCCTCAGGCCGACCCGCCTCACCGTCGCACTCGCTGCCTGGGTCGTCGTCACGTTCACGATGGGTGTGGCTCTGGCCGACCCCGCCATCTCGGTGGGTTTTTCCATGTACTTGTGGATCTTCGTTGTCGACTACGCCATGTTCTTCTATTTCGTGGTCGCGGCGATCCGCGCGATAAACGATCCGTGGTGGTTCGCAAGAGCCATAGTCGGGCTGATGGTCGTTTCGGCCGGGATCGTCGTCTACGAGCATTACGCCGCCGTCTCGGTGGGCCGGTGGTTGTCGGAGTTGATCCGAGGCTCCGGCTATCTAGGGGTGCACCAGCTCCGCACGCGCGGAGGAGAGATCCGAGCCAGGGCAGGATTTGAATTTGCGCTGGCGTACGCCTGGGCGGCGACCGCCCTGGTGCCCCTCGTGATCGTCGTCGCGACGCGTACCCGTCATTGGATGGTGCGATTCGCTCCAGCGCTCGTCGTGCTCTCGGTGGCGTGGACGTACACGCGCAGCGCGTACGTCGGTGTCGCGGCCGCCGGTCTGCTACTCCTTTTGACTTCCGGCTTCGATCGCCGCGTCAGCGGCTTCGTCCTGGCCGGGGTCGCCGTGGTCGGACTCGCCGTCTCGGTGACGCCGATATTGAATCGCACGTTCTCTTCGCCGGAGGGCTCGGGGTCGGCGGAGATCCGGGCAGAGCGATTACCCCTCGTGCTCTCCTCGGCGGCGGAGCATCCGTATTTCGGCCGAGGTTTGTCGTCGACCGTGGAGCAAGGCATCCGCACGACCGACTCCTCGTTCCTGCTGGTGTACGCGGAGATGGGCGTCGTCGGACTCACCGGGATCACGCTGTTGATACTGGCTACGATCTGCTTCGTCGCGCCCGCCATCCGCGCGCCACCACCCGATCGGCTCTTGGGGGCAGCCGCGTTCTGTGGAGTTGTCCTCGGGGGTGCGTCGGGGGCGTTCCTCGACGTATTCAACGTCTCGGGATCCGCACGGACGTTCTGGGCGGTTGCTGCGCTCGGCGTCGTCGTCGGTGAACGAGCGGGTGTCCGCTGGCCCGTCGCGAAAGGGCGGCGTCTGTTGTCGCGGGCGTGGATCCCGGCTGTGGCCGTGGCCGGCGGGTTCCTGCTGATCGCGAACACAGCGCCGAGGGCGGCGGCGGTGATCAGGTTCACGACCCGGTCGGCGAACGTCGAAGCCGTGGCCCAGGGATCCTCCGAATTCATCGGGACCATGCTGATCAACACGGCGTGCGAGATCTTCGAGACCCGCGTGGCCGCAGCCGGCCATACGGCCAGCTGCTACGACCTCCAAAGCGAGCTCGGGATCGGCGACGTCCGCATCGAGACACCGGATCCCGCGTCACTCACGCGCGTCACGCGGGCGGTGGTAACCGTCGTGAACAGCCGCCTCCAGAGGCCTCGCTTCTATCTGATGGACGAGGACTACCACGTCCGCCCGACTTGGGTCCGGACCGCACCAGTGTGGATGGGTATCGGCGGTGCGGCCTTAGCCGTTCTCGTTCCTCCGCTGCCGCCCGTCCGCCGCCGGCGGGCCCGCGAACGGCAGCCAACCGTCACACCCCTCCCCGTGTAG